One genomic window of Agarivorans sp. Alg241-V36 includes the following:
- a CDS encoding O-antigen ligase, translated as MLIRPHEFSLSTANFIVIKVFAILSFGFTLITLRPIKLQPQHYLLLGLAPLIMVSAFLNGWGTGGIFQAQRLFVSSIIPFFLYSALIAAPSRQRLLMYICIAAALVMVYNGHIQQASFNGKYGIGIGDSITVGRDEMRITYLGFFSDPNDLGMFLVMNMPFVAYFFGRGGAVVKIVMLAIFVAFGYGVYMTGSRGTLLGSVAVIGLYFLISNAGARLILFACLSAPIAATLLASFGGLSSTESSAAGRLDAWYDGIQMLIHNPVFGVGMGNFMDHHGKVAHNSYVHVAAELGVPGYSLWGGALILNMLVGYAILKRFNRYPNDEDPKDLEVSEEKSEQYKEEASLNKALFYSMIGFMVTAFFLSRQFTLLMFIFMGMQTASHLRLMKLRPDLEEMFSAKMVWRCMGYSWAVIVAVYMTLKVGL; from the coding sequence GTGTTGATTCGGCCGCATGAATTTTCGCTATCAACAGCCAACTTTATCGTCATTAAGGTATTTGCGATTCTTTCCTTCGGCTTTACCTTGATTACCTTAAGGCCGATAAAACTGCAGCCTCAACATTACTTGTTATTGGGTTTAGCGCCATTAATTATGGTTTCGGCTTTTCTTAATGGCTGGGGCACAGGAGGAATCTTCCAAGCGCAGCGTTTATTTGTCAGCTCTATTATTCCATTTTTCCTTTATAGCGCCTTAATTGCGGCACCGAGCAGACAGCGCTTGCTGATGTACATATGTATCGCTGCGGCATTGGTGATGGTTTACAACGGACACATACAACAAGCTTCGTTTAACGGAAAATACGGTATTGGCATTGGCGACAGTATTACCGTTGGTCGTGATGAGATGCGAATTACCTATCTTGGGTTCTTTAGTGACCCTAATGATTTAGGCATGTTCTTGGTAATGAATATGCCCTTTGTGGCTTATTTTTTTGGCCGAGGTGGCGCCGTTGTAAAAATAGTCATGCTGGCTATTTTTGTAGCCTTTGGCTACGGCGTATATATGACAGGCTCTAGAGGCACACTATTGGGCTCGGTGGCTGTCATTGGTTTGTATTTCCTCATTAGTAATGCAGGTGCAAGGCTCATTTTATTTGCCTGTTTAAGTGCGCCTATTGCTGCGACCTTACTGGCATCATTTGGTGGTTTGTCTTCCACAGAGTCCTCTGCCGCTGGGCGCTTAGATGCTTGGTACGACGGTATTCAAATGCTTATCCATAATCCAGTGTTTGGGGTAGGGATGGGCAACTTTATGGATCACCACGGCAAGGTTGCGCATAACTCTTATGTGCATGTAGCTGCGGAGCTAGGTGTGCCCGGTTATAGCCTGTGGGGCGGTGCGTTAATTCTTAATATGCTGGTGGGCTATGCGATCTTGAAGCGATTTAATCGTTACCCTAATGATGAAGATCCAAAAGATTTAGAAGTAAGCGAAGAGAAATCAGAACAGTACAAAGAAGAAGCTAGCCTGAACAAAGCGCTATTTTATTCGATGATAGGTTTTATGGTGACTGCGTTCTTCTTAAGCCGCCAGTTCACTCTATTGATGTTTATTTTTATGGGGATGCAGACCGCGAGTCATTTACGCTTGATGAAGTTGCGCCCAGATTTAGAAGAAATGTTTTCAGCCAAAATGGTTTGGCGATGTATGGGTTATAGCTGGGCAGTAATTGTTGCTGTTTACATGACTTTAAAGGTTGGTTTATAA
- a CDS encoding polysaccharide pyruvyl transferase family protein, with translation MELFYYKDEVGNFGDDLNPWLWPKLLPDFFNDDSSELLVGIGTLLNHRLPSDKTLHIVGSGVGYGQLPTVTEKWKVHAVRGPYSAKALNLDPSTVVTDSALLLRNVMEPTHKENGDIGFMPHYLSCRSADWENIAEACGFRFISPEWSVDKVFAEMAQCRLMLTEAMHGAIVADALRLPWKAVILGDHVNQVKWQDWLSTVEMQYQPDSVSNYFYSADTSPVNAIKDEVKRQLQNAGFGKNWYKPKPRNSSAKVRSEVCSQLNAIANSAQGELSGETIQNQLILRLNQSLDALQA, from the coding sequence ATGGAATTATTTTACTACAAGGATGAAGTGGGCAATTTTGGTGATGACCTTAACCCATGGCTGTGGCCTAAGTTGCTTCCCGATTTTTTTAATGACGATTCATCAGAGTTGCTGGTGGGCATTGGTACCTTGTTAAACCACCGTCTACCTAGTGACAAAACCTTACACATTGTTGGCTCTGGCGTGGGCTATGGTCAACTTCCAACGGTTACCGAGAAATGGAAAGTTCACGCTGTGCGTGGCCCCTATAGCGCCAAAGCCTTAAATCTTGACCCTAGTACCGTTGTAACGGATTCAGCCTTATTGCTGCGCAATGTGATGGAACCGACTCATAAAGAAAACGGTGACATAGGATTTATGCCACATTACCTAAGTTGCCGTAGTGCCGATTGGGAGAATATTGCTGAAGCTTGTGGCTTTAGGTTTATTTCTCCAGAGTGGTCAGTAGACAAAGTGTTTGCTGAGATGGCGCAATGCCGTTTGATGCTTACAGAAGCGATGCATGGCGCCATTGTGGCTGATGCGCTGCGTTTACCTTGGAAGGCGGTTATCTTAGGTGATCATGTTAATCAAGTTAAGTGGCAAGATTGGCTATCAACGGTGGAAATGCAATATCAACCCGACAGTGTGTCTAACTACTTTTATAGTGCTGATACAAGCCCTGTTAACGCCATTAAAGATGAGGTGAAGCGCCAGCTGCAAAACGCAGGCTTTGGCAAAAATTGGTATAAACCCAAGCCGCGTAACTCTAGCGCTAAAGTGCGCTCAGAAGTTTGTTCTCAACTTAATGCTATTGCTAATAGTGCCCAAGGGGAGTTAAGTGGTGAGACTATTCAAAACCAATTAATCCTTAGGCTTAATCAAAGCTTAGACGCTTTACAGGCTTAG